The Tardiphaga alba genome includes a window with the following:
- the glgB gene encoding 1,4-alpha-glucan branching protein GlgB, protein MTHLPAEAYAIIEGRHSDPFHYLGPHKENDRTVVRAFLPDAVKVEAVDDHGATTTLERVHQSGLFVGALANGSTKYQLRAKFGDHVVDLEDPYRFPPLLTDFDLYLLGEGTDQRIYDKLGAHPRVIDGIAGVAFVVLAPNAKRVSVVGDFNFWDSRRHPMRVRGVGYWELFVPGAIAGNHYKFDIIGPHGQVPLKSDPFAFSAEVRPSTASIVLDETKVPRPRAAPDGINALGKPMSIYEVHLGSWRRKGANEWLSYRDLAETLPKYAKDLGFTHVEFLPVNEHPFDGSWGYQPTGMYAPTSRFGSPEDFAALIDACHAEGLAVLLDWVPGHFPDDPHGLGQFDGTALYEHANPLQGRHMDWGTLIYNYGRTEIVNFLVSNALFWMDRYNIDGLRVDAVASMLYLDYSRAEGAWIPNKYGGRENIEAIEFLRRFNREVFGKFPNATTAAEESTSWPQVSRPVEFGGLGFGYKWNMGWMHDTLNYISKDPIYRKYQHNDILFGLQYAFSENFILPLSHDEVVHGKRSILGRMPGDDWQRFANLRAYYSFMYGHPGKKLMFMGCEFAQEREWNHDHSLDWHLLEQEKHAGIHSLIRDLNTLYRDTPALHELDCDPAGFEWMVTDDANNNVFAWIRKGNTPRAQCLVVVNFSPNVYRDYRVRVPFTGKWREALNSDAAHYGGGNVGNSGEVTATGLVPELSLTLPPLAAIFLVPEA, encoded by the coding sequence ATGACCCATCTTCCCGCCGAAGCTTATGCCATCATCGAAGGCCGTCACTCCGACCCGTTCCATTATCTCGGGCCACACAAGGAGAACGACCGCACGGTGGTGCGCGCCTTCCTGCCCGATGCCGTCAAGGTGGAGGCCGTCGACGATCACGGCGCCACCACGACGCTTGAGCGCGTGCACCAGTCCGGCCTGTTCGTCGGCGCGCTCGCAAACGGATCGACGAAATATCAGCTTCGCGCGAAATTCGGCGACCATGTGGTCGATCTCGAAGACCCCTATCGCTTCCCGCCGCTGCTGACCGATTTCGATCTCTATCTACTCGGTGAAGGCACCGACCAGAGGATCTACGACAAACTCGGCGCGCATCCGCGCGTCATCGACGGCATTGCCGGCGTCGCCTTTGTGGTGCTCGCGCCGAATGCCAAGCGTGTCAGCGTGGTCGGCGATTTCAACTTCTGGGATTCGCGACGGCACCCGATGCGGGTGCGTGGCGTCGGCTATTGGGAGCTGTTCGTGCCCGGCGCCATCGCCGGCAATCACTACAAGTTCGACATCATCGGCCCGCATGGCCAGGTGCCGCTGAAGTCCGACCCATTCGCCTTCTCCGCGGAAGTGCGCCCGTCCACCGCATCCATCGTGCTGGATGAAACCAAGGTCCCGCGTCCGCGCGCGGCGCCCGATGGCATCAATGCGCTGGGCAAGCCGATGTCGATCTATGAGGTGCATCTCGGCTCATGGCGCCGCAAGGGCGCCAATGAATGGCTGAGCTATCGCGACCTTGCGGAGACGCTGCCGAAATATGCAAAAGATCTCGGCTTCACCCATGTGGAATTCCTCCCCGTCAACGAGCATCCGTTCGATGGCTCCTGGGGCTATCAGCCCACCGGCATGTATGCGCCGACCAGCCGCTTCGGCTCGCCGGAGGATTTTGCGGCGCTGATCGATGCCTGCCACGCCGAAGGCCTCGCCGTGCTGCTCGACTGGGTGCCCGGCCACTTCCCTGACGATCCGCATGGCCTCGGCCAGTTCGACGGCACCGCGCTCTATGAACATGCCAACCCGCTGCAGGGCCGGCATATGGATTGGGGCACGCTGATCTATAATTACGGCCGCACGGAAATCGTCAATTTCCTGGTCTCCAACGCGCTGTTCTGGATGGACCGTTACAATATCGACGGCCTGCGCGTCGATGCGGTCGCCTCCATGCTCTATCTCGACTACAGCCGCGCGGAAGGCGCCTGGATTCCGAACAAATATGGTGGCCGCGAGAATATCGAGGCCATCGAATTCCTGCGCCGCTTCAACCGCGAAGTGTTCGGCAAATTCCCGAATGCCACCACGGCGGCGGAGGAATCCACCTCATGGCCACAGGTGTCGCGTCCGGTCGAATTCGGCGGGCTCGGCTTCGGCTACAAGTGGAACATGGGTTGGATGCATGACACGCTGAATTACATCAGCAAGGATCCGATCTATCGCAAGTACCAGCACAACGACATCCTGTTCGGGCTGCAATATGCCTTCTCGGAAAATTTCATCCTGCCGCTGTCCCATGACGAAGTCGTGCACGGCAAGCGCTCGATCCTCGGCCGCATGCCCGGCGACGACTGGCAGCGTTTCGCCAATCTGCGCGCCTATTATTCCTTCATGTACGGCCATCCCGGCAAGAAGCTGATGTTCATGGGCTGCGAATTCGCCCAGGAGCGCGAGTGGAATCACGATCATTCGCTGGACTGGCATCTGCTCGAACAAGAGAAGCATGCCGGCATCCACTCGCTGATCCGCGACCTCAACACGCTGTATCGCGACACGCCGGCGCTGCACGAACTCGACTGCGATCCGGCAGGCTTCGAATGGATGGTGACCGACGACGCCAACAACAACGTGTTCGCCTGGATCCGCAAGGGCAATACGCCGCGCGCCCAGTGCCTCGTAGTGGTGAACTTCTCGCCTAACGTCTATCGCGACTACCGCGTCCGCGTGCCGTTCACCGGCAAATGGCGTGAGGCGCTGAATTCGGATGCCGCGCATTATGGCGGCGGCAATGTCGGCAATTCTGGCGAG
- the treS gene encoding maltose alpha-D-glucosyltransferase → MNVMTDIKSKTGVEQPNNAIDPLWYKDAIIYQLHVKTFADSNNDGIGDFAGLTEKLDYLQELGVTTIWLMPFYPSPGRDDGYDIADYGSIHPDFGTMKDFKRFIHEAKRRGLRVITELVINHTSDQHDWFKRARRSPAGSSARDWYVWSDSDQKYDGTRIIFTDTEKSNWTWDPEAKAYYWHRFFSHQPDLNFDNPRVLSAVVQVMKRWLDAGVDGFRLDAIPYLIERDGTNNENLPETHKVIKHLRAELDAYAPGRLLLAEANQWPEDVQEYFGDSDECHMAYHFPLMPRIYMALAQEDRFPITDIMRQTPDIPDNCQWAMFLRNHDELTLEMVTDVERDYLWSTYANDPRARINVGIRRRLAPLMDNDRRKIELLDSLLLSFPGTPIIYYGDEIGMGDNIYLGDRNGVRTPMQWAPDRNGGFSRADPARLYAPPIMDPIYGYESVNVEAQSRSLSSLLSATKRLIAVRKSTLAFGRGTMTFIRPENRSVLCYVRQYGDEVILCVANLSRAAQATELDLSPWKERVPLEMLGRTKFPPIGDLPYMVTLAPYGFYWFQLEKRDVSEHSQPAVVPEFETLVVPLGSTWMTLARTRGVFEHDVLPGFLSRSRWYPERNAKAIQPVLTSATPFCLVGDNRPWLVFFETTQRGAKSRYVLPMQIDWVRFDRDRYNPKAFAAVRQGAREGTLLDVATDEIFISLLLYNLRNSVTVEEVEGMKLEFRPTKKLTDKPQQKLDNIRAVETEQSNSTALVDSDYVVKIYRKLQTGINPEIEVGHFLTEIAGFANTPALLGSVELIEGDQRSAISIVHAFVQNQGDAWTVSSGYLDRFVEKERLIAADTHHEMSEDQIAYLRYMTQTGLRVAEMQIALASRDDIADFKPEPTTDNDIRVWTDEIVSRAEPVFSLLAQRRNAARDGDRGLIDAVLALRNNLRDTLNGLLPDKIDGLKIRHHGDFHLGQMLIVKDDIFIIDFEGEPRRSIEDRRRKAPAARDVAGLIRSIDYSATAALERAEQVAPDENGKLANALTSWRDSAIDAFVSAYREAMTDKRLWPADAKAADDMLKFFLIEKAFYEIEYELAHRPDWLRVPLAGLLRILNGEPKESV, encoded by the coding sequence ATGAATGTGATGACCGACATCAAGTCCAAGACGGGCGTTGAACAGCCGAACAATGCGATCGATCCGCTCTGGTACAAGGACGCGATCATCTATCAGCTGCACGTCAAGACCTTTGCAGACAGCAACAATGACGGCATCGGCGATTTCGCCGGCCTCACCGAAAAGCTCGACTATCTGCAGGAGCTCGGCGTCACCACTATCTGGCTGATGCCGTTCTATCCGTCGCCTGGCCGCGACGATGGCTACGATATCGCCGATTACGGCTCGATCCATCCCGACTTCGGCACGATGAAGGACTTCAAGCGCTTCATCCACGAAGCCAAGCGCCGTGGCCTGCGTGTCATCACCGAGCTGGTCATCAACCACACCTCCGACCAGCACGACTGGTTCAAGCGCGCCCGCCGCAGCCCGGCCGGATCATCGGCGCGCGACTGGTATGTGTGGAGCGACAGCGACCAGAAATACGATGGCACGCGCATCATCTTCACCGACACCGAGAAATCCAACTGGACCTGGGACCCGGAAGCCAAAGCCTATTACTGGCACCGCTTCTTCTCGCATCAACCGGACCTGAATTTCGACAATCCGCGCGTGCTTTCCGCCGTGGTGCAGGTGATGAAGCGCTGGCTGGATGCCGGCGTGGACGGCTTCCGTCTCGACGCCATCCCCTACCTGATCGAGCGCGACGGCACCAATAACGAAAACCTGCCGGAGACCCACAAGGTCATCAAGCATCTGCGCGCCGAACTCGACGCCTATGCGCCGGGCCGCCTGTTGCTCGCCGAAGCCAATCAGTGGCCGGAGGACGTGCAGGAATATTTCGGCGACAGCGACGAATGCCATATGGCCTATCACTTCCCGCTGATGCCGCGCATCTATATGGCGCTGGCGCAGGAAGACCGCTTTCCCATCACCGACATCATGCGGCAGACGCCGGATATTCCGGACAACTGCCAGTGGGCGATGTTCCTGCGCAATCACGACGAACTGACGCTGGAAATGGTGACCGACGTCGAGCGCGACTATCTGTGGTCGACTTACGCCAACGATCCACGCGCGCGCATCAATGTCGGCATTCGCCGCCGCCTCGCGCCGCTGATGGACAATGACCGCCGCAAGATCGAATTGCTGGACTCGCTGCTACTGTCCTTTCCGGGCACGCCGATCATCTATTACGGCGACGAGATCGGCATGGGCGACAATATCTATCTCGGCGACCGCAATGGCGTGCGCACGCCGATGCAATGGGCGCCCGACCGCAATGGCGGCTTCTCCCGCGCCGATCCCGCGCGCCTCTACGCGCCGCCGATCATGGACCCGATCTACGGCTATGAATCGGTGAATGTGGAAGCGCAGTCGCGCAGCCTGTCGTCGCTGCTGTCCGCGACCAAGCGCCTCATCGCCGTGCGTAAATCCACGCTGGCTTTCGGCCGCGGCACCATGACTTTCATCCGGCCCGAGAACCGCTCGGTGCTGTGCTATGTGCGCCAATATGGCGACGAGGTGATCCTGTGCGTCGCCAACCTGTCGCGCGCCGCGCAGGCGACCGAACTCGATCTGTCGCCATGGAAGGAGCGCGTGCCGCTGGAAATGCTCGGCCGCACCAAATTCCCGCCGATCGGCGACCTGCCTTACATGGTGACGCTGGCGCCTTACGGTTTTTACTGGTTCCAGCTCGAAAAGCGCGATGTCTCCGAGCATTCGCAGCCCGCCGTGGTGCCGGAATTCGAGACGCTGGTGGTGCCGCTCGGCTCGACCTGGATGACGCTGGCCCGCACCCGCGGCGTGTTCGAGCATGATGTGCTGCCCGGCTTCCTGTCGCGCTCGCGCTGGTATCCGGAACGCAATGCCAAAGCGATCCAGCCGGTGCTGACCTCGGCAACGCCGTTCTGCCTGGTTGGGGACAACCGGCCTTGGCTGGTCTTCTTCGAGACCACGCAGCGCGGAGCCAAGTCGCGCTATGTGCTGCCGATGCAGATCGACTGGGTGCGCTTCGATCGCGACCGCTACAATCCGAAGGCTTTCGCCGCCGTGCGCCAGGGCGCGCGCGAGGGCACGCTGCTGGATGTGGCCACCGATGAAATCTTCATCTCGCTGCTGCTGTACAACCTGCGCAATTCAGTGACGGTCGAGGAAGTCGAGGGCATGAAACTCGAATTCCGCCCGACCAAGAAGCTCACCGACAAGCCGCAGCAGAAGCTGGACAACATTCGCGCGGTGGAAACCGAGCAGTCCAACTCGACGGCTCTGGTGGACAGCGACTATGTCGTCAAAATCTATCGCAAGCTGCAGACCGGCATCAATCCGGAGATCGAGGTGGGTCACTTCCTCACCGAGATCGCGGGCTTCGCCAATACGCCGGCGCTGCTTGGCAGCGTCGAACTGATCGAGGGTGACCAGCGCAGCGCCATCTCCATCGTCCATGCTTTCGTGCAGAACCAGGGCGATGCCTGGACCGTCTCGTCCGGCTATCTCGATCGCTTCGTCGAGAAGGAACGCCTGATCGCGGCCGATACCCATCACGAGATGAGCGAGGACCAGATCGCCTATCTCCGCTACATGACCCAGACGGGCCTGCGCGTCGCCGAAATGCAGATCGCCCTGGCGAGCCGTGATGACATCGCCGACTTCAAGCCGGAGCCGACGACGGACAACGACATCCGCGTCTGGACCGACGAGATCGTCAGTCGCGCCGAACCGGTGTTCAGCCTGCTGGCCCAGCGCCGCAATGCTGCACGCGACGGCGATCGCGGATTGATCGATGCGGTTCTGGCGCTGCGCAACAATCTGCGCGACACGTTGAACGGCCTGTTGCCGGACAAGATCGACGGGCTGAAGATCCGCCATCACGGCGACTTCCATCTCGGCCAAATGTTGATCGTCAAGGACGACATCTTCATCATCGATTTCGAAGGCGAGCCACGCCGCTCCATCGAGGATCGCCGCCGCAAGGCGCCGGCTGCCCGCGACGTCGCCGGCCTGATCCGTTCGATCGACTATTCGGCCACCGCAGCCCTCGAGCGCGCCGAACAGGTGGCACCGGACGAGAATGGCAAACTCGCCAACGCCCTCACCTCATGGCGTGACAGCGCAATCGACGCCTTTGTCTCGGCCTATCGTGAAGCGATGACCGACAAGCGGCTGTGGCCGGCTGATGCGAAAGCGGCCGACGACATGCTCAAATTCTTCCTGATCGAGAAGGCCTTCTACGAGATCGAATATGAGCTCGCCCATCGCCCGGATTGGCTGCGCGTGCCGCTGGCCGGTCTGTTGCGTATCCTGAACGGGGAGCCGAAGGAATCCGTATGA
- a CDS encoding alpha-1,4-glucan--maltose-1-phosphate maltosyltransferase, with protein MSGAFHIEDIYPIIDGGRFPVKRIAGEAIEVWADIYRDGHEIIDAAIVWRREQDRDWQRAPMTKDVNDRWHGTFTPSDIGRYVYAIEAWTDDFATWRHGFELKLKAGQDVTLDALEGAGLMTKAQSGGEGASALIVKQCEAYLQTGETEPLLSPELELAMSEAQPRPDLTRSALLPLMIDRERARNGAWYEMIPRSQSKVPGQHGTFRDCIDRLPEIVAMGFDVLYFTPIHPIGETNRKGKNNALTAEPGDVGSPYAIGGKEGGHDAIHPDLGTLEDFHAVIAACKQHNMEVAIDVAVQCSPDHPWIKQHPDWFKRRPDGSMKYAENPPKKYQDIHNPDFTCDDAGSLWNALRDMLLYWCDQGVKIFRIDNPHTKPLRFWEWAIHEVQLKHPDALFLAEAFTRPKLMKGLAKLGFSQSYTYFTWRTAKWEIEQYLNELCAYPEREYYRPNFFVNTPDILPYHLQSGEQWMFKSRVVLAAMLSSVYGVYNGFELLEHEAIPGKEEYLDSEKYEIKTRDWHKPGNIIPYITALNFARRANPALQQISNLRFMPVENDNIIGFVKTSVDGTNTVAGAIAISRDPAELWLPIDTQVLVDGEKRNVAAVENIITGERHGVEWGGIRLRIDPQRDPAALFRCLA; from the coding sequence ATGAGCGGCGCGTTCCACATCGAGGACATCTACCCCATCATTGACGGCGGTCGGTTTCCGGTCAAACGGATTGCGGGCGAGGCCATCGAGGTCTGGGCGGATATCTATCGCGACGGCCACGAGATCATCGACGCCGCCATTGTCTGGCGCCGCGAGCAGGACCGTGACTGGCAGCGCGCGCCGATGACCAAGGATGTCAACGACCGCTGGCACGGCACTTTCACCCCCAGTGACATCGGCCGCTACGTCTATGCCATCGAGGCCTGGACAGATGACTTCGCCACCTGGCGCCACGGCTTCGAACTGAAGCTCAAGGCAGGTCAGGATGTGACGCTCGATGCGCTCGAAGGCGCGGGGCTGATGACGAAGGCCCAGTCCGGCGGCGAAGGCGCATCGGCGCTGATCGTCAAGCAGTGCGAAGCCTATCTGCAGACTGGCGAGACCGAGCCCTTGCTGTCGCCTGAACTCGAACTTGCCATGTCGGAAGCGCAGCCGCGCCCGGATCTCACACGCTCCGCGCTGCTGCCGCTGATGATCGACCGCGAGCGCGCCCGCAACGGCGCCTGGTATGAGATGATCCCGCGCAGCCAGAGCAAGGTGCCGGGCCAGCACGGCACGTTTCGCGACTGCATCGATCGCCTGCCCGAGATCGTCGCCATGGGCTTCGACGTGCTGTATTTCACCCCGATCCATCCCATCGGCGAGACCAACCGCAAGGGCAAGAACAATGCGCTGACTGCCGAGCCCGGCGATGTCGGCAGCCCCTATGCCATCGGCGGCAAGGAAGGCGGCCATGACGCCATCCATCCCGATCTCGGCACGCTGGAGGATTTCCACGCCGTGATCGCGGCGTGCAAACAACACAATATGGAAGTGGCCATCGACGTGGCCGTGCAATGCTCGCCGGACCACCCCTGGATTAAGCAGCATCCGGACTGGTTCAAGCGGCGGCCGGACGGCTCGATGAAATATGCGGAGAATCCGCCGAAGAAATATCAGGACATCCACAATCCCGATTTCACCTGCGATGACGCCGGATCGCTGTGGAATGCGCTGCGCGACATGCTGCTGTATTGGTGCGACCAGGGCGTCAAGATTTTCCGCATCGACAATCCACACACCAAGCCGCTGCGGTTCTGGGAATGGGCGATCCATGAGGTGCAGCTGAAGCACCCGGATGCACTGTTTCTCGCAGAGGCTTTCACGCGCCCGAAGCTGATGAAAGGCCTTGCCAAGCTCGGCTTCTCGCAGAGCTATACTTACTTCACCTGGCGCACCGCCAAGTGGGAGATCGAGCAGTATCTCAACGAGCTCTGCGCCTATCCCGAGCGCGAATATTATCGGCCGAACTTCTTCGTCAACACGCCGGACATCCTGCCCTATCACCTGCAATCGGGTGAGCAGTGGATGTTCAAGTCACGCGTGGTGCTGGCGGCGATGTTGTCGTCGGTTTACGGCGTGTACAATGGCTTCGAGCTGCTGGAGCACGAGGCCATTCCGGGCAAGGAAGAATATCTCGACAGCGAGAAATACGAGATCAAGACCCGCGACTGGCACAAGCCCGGCAATATCATCCCGTATATCACCGCGCTGAACTTCGCCCGCCGCGCCAATCCGGCGCTGCAGCAGATTTCCAACCTGCGTTTCATGCCGGTGGAGAACGACAACATCATCGGCTTCGTGAAGACCTCGGTGGACGGCACCAACACCGTCGCCGGTGCCATCGCGATCTCGCGCGACCCCGCCGAACTCTGGCTTCCGATCGATACGCAGGTCCTGGTCGACGGCGAGAAGCGCAATGTCGCGGCCGTCGAGAACATCATCACCGGTGAACGCCACGGCGTCGAATGGGGCGGCATCCGCCTGCGCATCGACCCGCAACGCGATCCCGCCGCCCTCTTCCGCTGCCTTGCCTGA
- a CDS encoding glycoside hydrolase family 15 protein, protein MYSNIEDYALIGDCETAALVNRNGSIDWLCWPAFDSDACFTALLGTKDHGRWQITPDGPIKSCKRRYRGHSLILETTLETDDGAVTLIDFMPPRGTASDVVRIVRGDRGTVKMRMELIIRFGFGTAIPWVKRDTDGGVLAICGPDMTVLHTPIETHGENLTTVASFEIKAGDSIPFVLTYGPSHLKVPDAINVDHALKDTEDFWTEWSGRCTYKGEHRDLVMRSLITLKALIYAPSGGIVAAPTTSLPEKLGGSRNWDYRFCWLRDATFTLLVLMNSGYTDEARAWHRWLLRAVAGSPAEMQIMYGIMGQRRLLEWEADWLPGYGGALPVRIGNAAHAQLQLDVYGELIDSFHQTRVARLDLDDGTWAVEGEILDHLASVWNKPDHGIWERRGNGKHYVLSKVMCWVAFDRAIKSAEMFDLKAPLEKWKALRDEIHRDVCEKGFDPRENTFVESYGSDVLDGAILLLPAVGFLPVDDPRVKGTVAAVEKYLMRDGFVLRHDPREVTGEIQPAEGAFLACTLWLAEVYIQMGDIAKAEELFERVVAIANDVGLLAEEYDSGVKRQTGNFPQALTHIALISVAHNLTGAKKPQEKKKERAK, encoded by the coding sequence TTGTACAGCAACATCGAAGATTACGCCCTGATCGGCGATTGTGAGACCGCCGCTCTCGTCAACCGCAATGGCTCCATCGACTGGCTGTGCTGGCCGGCCTTTGATTCCGACGCCTGTTTCACCGCATTGCTCGGCACCAAGGATCATGGCCGCTGGCAGATCACGCCGGATGGTCCCATCAAGTCCTGCAAGCGGCGTTATCGCGGTCACTCGCTCATTCTCGAAACCACGCTGGAAACCGACGACGGCGCCGTCACGCTGATCGACTTCATGCCGCCGCGCGGGACTGCGTCCGACGTGGTGCGTATCGTGCGCGGCGATCGCGGCACGGTGAAGATGCGGATGGAGTTGATCATCCGGTTCGGATTCGGCACCGCCATCCCCTGGGTAAAGCGCGACACGGATGGCGGCGTGCTGGCCATTTGCGGTCCGGACATGACGGTGCTGCACACGCCCATCGAAACCCATGGCGAAAATCTCACCACCGTGGCGTCCTTCGAGATCAAGGCCGGCGACAGCATCCCGTTCGTGCTGACTTACGGCCCCTCACATTTGAAGGTGCCGGATGCGATCAATGTCGATCACGCCTTGAAGGACACCGAGGATTTCTGGACCGAATGGAGTGGCCGTTGCACCTATAAAGGCGAGCACCGCGATCTGGTGATGCGCTCGCTGATCACGCTGAAGGCGCTGATCTATGCGCCGTCCGGCGGCATCGTCGCGGCGCCGACGACGTCACTGCCGGAAAAACTCGGCGGCAGCAGAAACTGGGACTACCGCTTCTGCTGGCTGCGCGATGCCACCTTTACGCTGCTGGTGCTGATGAACAGCGGTTATACCGACGAAGCGCGGGCCTGGCATCGCTGGCTGCTGCGTGCCGTCGCCGGCTCGCCTGCCGAGATGCAGATCATGTATGGCATCATGGGGCAGCGTCGCCTGCTGGAATGGGAGGCCGACTGGCTCCCCGGCTATGGCGGCGCGCTGCCGGTGCGTATCGGCAATGCCGCCCATGCGCAATTGCAGCTCGACGTCTATGGCGAGCTGATCGACAGCTTCCATCAGACCCGCGTGGCCAGGCTCGATCTCGATGACGGCACCTGGGCGGTGGAAGGCGAAATCCTCGACCATCTGGCCTCGGTCTGGAATAAGCCCGATCACGGCATCTGGGAGCGCCGCGGTAATGGCAAGCACTATGTGTTGTCGAAGGTGATGTGCTGGGTCGCCTTCGACCGTGCCATCAAGAGCGCCGAGATGTTCGACCTCAAGGCACCACTGGAAAAATGGAAGGCGCTGCGCGACGAGATCCACCGCGATGTCTGCGAGAAGGGTTTTGATCCCCGCGAAAACACCTTTGTCGAATCCTACGGCTCGGACGTCCTCGACGGCGCCATCCTGCTGCTTCCAGCAGTGGGCTTCCTGCCGGTGGACGATCCGCGCGTAAAGGGCACGGTGGCTGCCGTCGAGAAATATCTGATGCGCGACGGCTTTGTGCTGCGCCATGATCCGCGCGAGGTCACCGGCGAGATCCAGCCGGCGGAAGGCGCATTTCTCGCCTGCACGCTCTGGCTGGCCGAGGTCTACATCCAGATGGGCGACATCGCGAAAGCCGAGGAGCTGTTCGAGCGCGTGGTCGCCATCGCCAATGATGTCGGCTTGCTGGCCGAAGAATATGACAGCGGCGTCAAGCGCCAGACCGGCAATTTCCCGCAGGCGCTGACGCATATCGCGCTGATCTCAGTCGCGCATAACCTCACCGGCGCGAAGAAACCGCAGGAGAAGAAGAAGGAAAGGGCGAAGTAA
- a CDS encoding HAD family hydrolase — translation MTKIALVVSDVDGTLVTHDKRLTDKAKAAVKKLEDNGIAFTVTSSRPPVGMRFLIDPLGITLPIGPFNGSSIVDGNLKPITQHLIGEAAAAKSIAVLDKYDVDVWIFTNDEWVIKRDDGKYVPHERDTIQHAPLMVDDFTPYLAKACKIVGASPDFPLLERCEAEMQQVLGDSAVAVRSQHYYLDVTPPAQSKGTFVKAMAERLGISLDAIATVGDMQNDLPMFAVSGMSIAMGNATDAVKSKATDVTTSNEDEGFAGAVELVLKRNAGQ, via the coding sequence ATGACCAAGATTGCGCTCGTCGTCTCCGATGTGGACGGCACGCTGGTGACCCATGACAAGCGGCTGACCGACAAGGCCAAGGCTGCCGTGAAAAAACTGGAAGACAACGGCATCGCCTTCACCGTCACGTCGAGCCGACCACCGGTGGGCATGCGCTTCCTGATCGATCCGCTGGGCATCACACTGCCGATCGGACCGTTCAATGGCTCATCCATCGTCGATGGCAACCTGAAGCCGATCACGCAACACCTGATCGGCGAAGCCGCTGCGGCAAAGAGCATCGCCGTGCTCGACAAATACGACGTGGATGTCTGGATTTTCACCAATGACGAATGGGTCATCAAGCGCGACGACGGCAAATATGTGCCGCATGAGCGCGACACCATCCAGCATGCGCCGCTGATGGTGGATGATTTCACGCCATATCTGGCGAAAGCCTGCAAGATCGTCGGCGCCAGCCCGGATTTTCCGCTGCTGGAGCGCTGCGAGGCGGAGATGCAGCAGGTGCTCGGCGACAGCGCCGTCGCGGTGCGGTCGCAACACTATTATCTCGACGTGACGCCGCCGGCGCAGAGCAAGGGCACTTTCGTGAAGGCGATGGCGGAACGGCTGGGGATCTCGCTGGATGCGATCGCCACGGTTGGCGACATGCAGAACGACCTGCCGATGTTCGCCGTCTCGGGCATGTCGATTGCCATGGGCAATGCGACGGATGCGGTGAAGAGCAAGGCGACGGATGTGACGACCTCGAATGAGGATGAGGGGTTTGCCGGGGCGGTGGAGCTGGTGCTGAAGAGGAATGCTGGGCAGTAG
- a CDS encoding gluconokinase encodes MGVSSSGKSSIGKALADRLGWRFADGDDFHPPANVEKQRAGQPLTDEDRWPWLQSIADEIDRVTAEGGKLVVACSALKRVYRELLVHGRHDIRIVYLDGSKELIAMRMAARKNHFMPSSLLDSQFKTLEVPGTDERVIAVSIDDDIVGIVDAIAKQLPT; translated from the coding sequence ATGGGCGTCTCGAGTTCGGGCAAAAGCTCGATCGGAAAAGCCTTGGCGGACCGGCTCGGCTGGCGCTTTGCCGATGGCGATGACTTTCACCCGCCAGCGAATGTGGAGAAACAGCGCGCCGGCCAGCCGCTCACCGACGAGGATCGCTGGCCCTGGCTGCAGAGCATCGCCGACGAGATCGACCGCGTCACCGCCGAAGGCGGCAAGCTCGTCGTCGCCTGCTCGGCGCTGAAGCGCGTCTATCGCGAGCTGCTGGTGCATGGCCGGCACGATATTCGCATCGTCTATCTCGATGGCTCGAAAGAGCTGATCGCCATGCGGATGGCGGCACGAAAGAACCATTTCATGCCGTCCTCGCTGCTGGATAGCCAGTTCAAGACGCTGGAAGTGCCCGGGACCGATGAGCGCGTCATCGCCGTGTCCATCGATGATGACATTGTTGGCATCGTGGACGCCATCGCCAAGCAACTGCCGACCTGA